CTCCGTAACGTATGCCATGTCATTTACTCATCATGTAGGCATCATACCAGCCTTAGTTGTTTGTTATGTAGTCGGAAACATGAAGAACAACTCACAATGTACTTAATTGTGCACCTGAACTGGCTGACTAGATTCTTTAAATGTAGCACTTTAGAAGGCCTGACCATCAGGGAACATGGTCTTTGAGTGGTTGAACACCACCATGTTAAAACAGCTGAAATCCTCCTGCTGGCAGCACCTTACCTTTACCTAGATCCATGAATGATGGGACAGGACCATGAACCTTATGAACACACTACCGAGTTATTGTAACCATCGATCAAGGTTTGGTGGAGGCCATGAATAAAATACACTTTTAATGACCCTTTATTCTTTCTGTTTTCTTCTTACTATTGTCCATAAGCAACAGGAATAAACATTGCTTGAGGGCAACTTGGTGTTAGTCTGGGAGTTGCATAAAAAATGGGATGAATAGTTAAAGGAAGGCGTTGAGGTCAATGTGAACAACCATGTGATATAAAAGGCTTAACATGCCCATGACACATCTCAACACATGTCTTCTACTGTAAATCAGTTGGTCATTGAAGTAGCAGTGGGAAGGCAAGTTCAGTCAGGTGACCAAATTAGGAAACCTTTGCTCTTGTTTTGCACCATAAAGTATCAAGGGATTAAAAGCAAAGTGGTAGCTCACTCGAGACACAGACTAAGGGTTTGGAGTATGTGCCAGGGCTCGGCTAACAGGATTTATTGATGGCATGGTTACTGAGGTGGGTCTTACACCTTActattaatctattgaatctaTAACAACAGTCAGTGTAAGCTTTTACTAGTTGTTTTACATTTGAAATGAAGATTTAAATTCTGTTGAAATACATTGATAAAAGTTAGTACTTTACTATGAAGAGCCATGTGAGACACTTCTTTGGTGGGGGGTTTCCTATGGTCGCACTTCCTCAATACGACATTAGAAAAGTTCCCTTTTTGGTATTCTGGTTACAACTGCCTGCTTCTCACACAATGCAACAGGACATCAGCGTCTGGGTTCGGGACCCGAGGATCCAGAACACCGACTTCTGGCACGCCTATATAGACTACGAAATATGTTTACTTGTAAGTAGAAATAATTATTTAATGTTTGAATGATTGATGGTTTCCTCATGTTAATTTAAAAACATGAGGTACACatgcctctctccttctctcagacTAACAGTCTTTGCTTCACCAAGAAGATCTCGTGTACAAGGAGGCGGTTCAGCGAGTTTGTATGGCTGAGGCAAAGACTCCAGGTGCATTCACTGctcatgtaagtgtgtgtgtgtgtgtgtgtgtgtgtgtgtgtgtgtgtgtgtgtgtgtgtgtgtgtgtgtgtgtgtgtgtgtgtgtgtgtgtgtgtgtgtgtgtgtgatgatcaaAGTTAGAACCAAATGTAACTGACTCGCATCCATATCCTTTTTGTAAATAGTAGCAAGCTCCCACAGATGCCGCCGAAGAACCTGTTTTTCAGTCTGAACAGCGCCCGGCAGATTTCTGAGCGAATGAAGGGGCTTCAGACCTTCCTGGAGCAGTAAGTTATCAGGGCTCTAATCAATACACTGATGACCTTTCCCACAGTACTAcggtaaacacacactgacataacGCCCATGTTTTAACAACCGTTCCtgatgagaacacacacacacacacacacacacacacacacacacacacacacacacacacacacacacacacacacacacacacacacacacacacacacacacacacacacacacacactgtgtcacATAAATGGTCTAGCATGGGACCAGGCATCATTTATAAAAAGGAAATGCAGCACATTACACTAAATGGGATAGGTAGATAAATACTACATTACATTGAGATGTTTTTTTCCAACTGTGACTTGCAAGTTAGGCTGACAATAAAGACATACAATCCCAAAGTGCTGAGCAACCAAGTTTCTAAATTACAGAGTAGCTAGGAATTGCAATCAGTTGGTCCATTGTTttgattttagtttttttgtgttaGACGTAGTACGCCTCAACCAAGTCTGTAAAATAGTCTCAAATCAATGTAGAGTAAATGACAAAGGTGTTTATCTGCGGTATCAGGATCCTGGTGAGCCCCTACCTGCTGTCGGACAGCTGTGTTCATCTGTTCCTGCAGTCCCGCCTCAGCGTGGCCCAGATGGACGCCTGTGTGGCGGGCCGGACACGCTACTCTGTGGCCCAGGCCATCGAGCGTGGGGGGCAGAGCCTTCCCCGCTTCCCCTCTACAGAGGACCTGAACCAgggctcttcctcctcctcttactctAACATGTAGCAAGAggctagtgtgtatgtgtatatgtgtcgcACCTGACATCATTTGTGCATTTCTAGAAGagattttatgttatgttatgtttcacTCCCCTCTTCTGTTATTTTTGAGTACTTAGAAAATAGCTATCTGAATAAAAAGGTACTGtaatattgttgttattatttttactattactattattactaatagtagtagtagttttaTCGGGGTGCTGCAGGACTACGGTAAAGACTGTAGTAGTAAGCTAATGATATGGCTGCTTCTTGGTCTAATTGTTTGTTAGTTCTAGTCCGGTACTCTCAGTTCCAGACCCCAGCAGTATGGACGGAGCCCTGAACACAGAACAGACTGAACCATCGGATGCAAGAGGATCTATACAATAGGAAACCTTCTTGATATCCTCTGTCTTGTCTTGAAAACATTTCCATGAAATAATTGATTTACACATTGTGGCCATTTGGACTCCTGTGGCCTCAGCACCTTGTTATGTAAACTTTACACTGCATATTATTTTccactgttgtctttgtgttggtttttattTACTGAATAACAAGCATGACACGATCCACCTGAAGATGGCAGTGTTGTTACACCAATTATTTGGTTTTGGTCATCTGTAATGTGAAAAATGTATTAATCTTCTGTGGCGaggtgcaaagtgaggttgaaaatatgtttcagtaaagccacatagtttaagaTGCAAAGAAGTGTTGAATGGCTTGAATCAAGTGAAGGTATTTGAATAGAATCgtaatggagtaaacaatgtgaacatgcacaccatttaaaaaaagatatttggttggaaacaaaaagggttaaacaaatagctaatgtgatcaagtttgaatacatttgagatacaATTTAGAATATTTTAGCTTATTCCAAGCTAATATGATCATTTTAAATTTGGAATGGATTCTCtatgaaaaattgaggaaggagattggtcccaaagtttgtagacaataataaagaggaaagaaaaaaagaataagacataagaacaatagttgagcgctgcatgcagccaGGGACGTCCCTATAATTCTGGTGGGCCCCCTGACAGAATTCAGTTATGGAGctggaaaataataaataaaatattttcaaaaaatataaaattatatatagcctacatttttaatgttATATATTCATTCACATTTTATAATCATTAAATATTGGGTAATACTGGTTCAAAATTGGATAGTCATCAGAAGAAAAGGAATAACATCTGAATAACAACATGATAAACCTATACCTACTTACCTAGGCTACTTTTGTACACTAGATAGTTAGTATTTAGTTACACATATTACTACTGGGTTGTAGTTACTATAGACAGAAATAAGTTAATAGACTGACAGTGCTGCTTCTacttaaggccgatatatgctctgttttaaggccgatttagggtcgttttagacgcagagacgtaagcacgtaatttacacaagggacttgttttagacaagttttgatttacggttccttgttccttgcgcgtgttgcaaggggattctctgtcagaacagtagggggagcaacgaacgaatctgtgggcgtggaagtggaaatcgcttgtttatatttatgcacttccagtattttcgacgagagtagcagtagctaagtttaggttagtggtctttttccacactctgaacgatgttaaggttgctgtaaaaccggaaatgtgagactcctgaaaggatgtggttagctggccaatcacagtctttgcgagctgcgtagggccgtagtgttttagtcgcatagtcaggaattttgggcgacgcacttaagcacgtaaggggggatattttaccgcgcaagggggggttatgtatcttacgtgcttacgcgttacgtctaaaacagagcatatatcggcctttacgcctcgtgcccactgcaccgtcagtcaacggacgtgggaaggcgtggctgacggatgggggagtagtctttgcagaggcatccgtcagccaatcaaatcgcttcgccgggttcttcccgcttcttcctgcttgttgcgatgcaagattacccgctttccagtatcgtcagagcccgagtctcgtcacagtgcttaaatttgcgtacgcgatctgattggatgacggaaccgtcgctgccgaaaaagttgaacatttttcaactttctgacggcggcgaacgctccaactgaacggacggatccacaatgcattcaaagtccccattcaaagtcaatgggcaacggtcaactgacggaggtagtgggcacggggcgttagacgtaacgcgtaagcacgtaagatacataacccccccttgcgcggtaaaatatacccccttacgtgcttaagtgcgtcgcccaaaattcctgactatgcgactaaaacactacggccctacgcagctcgcaaagactgtgattggccagctaaccacatcctttcaggagtctcacatttccggttgttcagagtgtggaaaaagaccgccaACCttaacttagctactgctactctcgtcgaaaatactggaagtgcataaatataaacaagccagcgatttccacttccacgcccacagattcgttcgttgctccccctactgttctggcggagaatccccttgcaacacgcgcaatccttaaggaaccttaaaggaaccgtaaatcaaaacttgtctaaaacaagtcccttgtgtaaattacgtgcttacgtctctgcgtctaaaacgaccctaaatcggcctttagactgccctccttctccccttctaTTTCAACCTCACTGGTTTCTTTTGTGGGTTCATCATGGCTTGAAGAGGGCCCTGACTCTAGGATACATCATATAATTCAGAATATGTCTCATAATTATCTGaacatattaaacaatgttgtcaaCAGTCTATTGGATTTAGCTGGGCATgactaaatatgtatttgtatgttttgattAGCTGGATTAGCCTACAATAAATAGCAGCTATTAATCTAAGggtagactacttgtaattttagcTGACATAAACTTTAGTCAGCTAAAATGTAAGTATTCATagtttaatgtctacaaatattgtaatgcagccaatcaaaatattcaaaatctgtttacataaatgttatTATCATGCTGGCAAGCAGTATGGAATGTTAAAAATTGCATTATCTCGATTTATACCATGATCTGggtgaatactcgattctgattggctggagggtgTAGGTTAAAAAGTGTTAATTTCAGAGGTGGACAGAGTACACAGCTtccttacttgagtaaaagtacagataccccttgctaaattttactcaagtaaaagtactacagtcagatgtctacttaagtaaaagtactgaagtacttgtttttaaaagtacttgagtatcaagagtacattttctaaatattgcattactactgccacagtgcttacatttatgaatagaaACGTCCTACATGGAGTTATGGAGTCATTGTGATCTTCTTACCATGTTgctttattttacatttctcacttGCCCCCAAGGCAATAGCACAATAGTATACAGTATAACAATATActcaagaaaataaaaacaattgctcagcctacataaatatgtaagatcaGAAAATAAACTTCAGCTAAcaattgtatgtatgtgtgagtttctcTGTTTTTTCATCAATCAAATCATCAATCGTCTCTCATCTAAATCTGACAATAGAGTTGACTTTGGCGGAAAGCGAAGGTGATTGCTAATAGGCTGAAGGCGTTGCTTGGCAACGCCTGCATACGGGAGATATTAAATAGTCCGCTCGGCTTGTAAAAATAATGTAGGCTTTTTGTAGATAGGTAGGTTTTTggatatcatgtgaatggtaatgcAAACGATCTTTTCAGTTTTATCATCCAGTGCAGGCTGTAATTATTTTAGCTACAGTAGCACTAGCTGCTAGGCTAGGCTTGTTATCAGGTTGTTGGGAAAGTGTAGAGGAAGGAATATACCTTTCTTGGTAAAAAACTGGGTGACGAACTGTCGACCGCTTTgagctctttcctctctctctttcctctccttcctcccctgaCAACGTGACTTCTTCATTTCACCAACCGggatacacacaaactgacttTAGACTGCTagtttaggccccgtccacacgaagccgatttctcggcgaaaccgcaaaggtcttgaacggttcggccttccgtctaCATGatgccggcgaatccgctgaccaaaagcgtaaacttctgaaaccaccctcatAGGTGGTTTAAAATCTACCCAGTTtagttttggattcgtgtggatgcctgaaaccgactgaaaccgtaaaccgtGACGTCATcacccacccctcgaccctctagcccaggggtcggcaacctatgGCACGCGTGCCACGGTTGGCACGCCGCAGAATAAACACTGGCACGGCACCTCAGTGTTACGATACTCACTTTTTCTGTCCcgttaaaaaaaaagcaaaaaaaagccgTCTTTTGTCTGCCGGCACTAGGACCCGGAGGACACCATTGATGTTGGAGTGTGGCCATTGGTCAGGTTGCAGCGGGAGAATTCAAAGTGTTTGAAATTCAAGCGCACTGTCCGCTGTCTTCGTGCTGACATAAATTAATGACAGAGCGTGATATTGCGAACAATGGCAACACCCGCTGCAGCTAAAACTAGGCCATTCCAGTGCTGCTGGACACAAGAgtttggttttgtgtttgtgaaggACCGTGCTGTGTGCACTTTATGCTGTGAGAATGTTGTGTGCAGAACGTCAAGTGTTAAGCGTCATTTTGAGACGAAGCACGAGAAGACCTTCAAAGACCAAGCAGACAAAGTAGAGTCAATCAAACGTGCTGTGTCCAGatatgaaaaacaggctagctCCTTCAAGGTTTTTACCAATGCTAAAGATCACGGGACAGAAGCAAGTTATCGCATTGCGCATTGCATTGCAAAGCATGGGAAGCCGTTTACAGATGGCGAATTTATTAAGGAGGCTTTCCTCAGTTGTTCAGATGCTCTTTTTGAAAGCTTGCCAAATAAAGAAACGATCAAGTCACGAATCAAGGACATTCCCACGTCAGCTAGAAGTGTTCAGCGACGTATTGATGAAATGGCTGAAAATGTCAGAGCTCAGCAAACAGCTGGATTAAAAGATGCTGCGGTATTTAGCATTGCACTTGATGAAAGCGTGGATGTGAATGACATCCCGCGTTTGGCAGTCATGGCAAGGTACTGTGATTCAACTGTCAGAGAGGAACTATGCTGCTTGAAGCCAATGCCTGACACTACAAAAGGTGAAGACGTAGCCAAGGCATTAATTGAACATTTTGAAGAACGAGGGATTGACATCAGAAAAGTGTTTGCAGTGACCACAGACGGCGCCCCCGCTATGGTTGGGAGACACAAGGGCGCTGTCAAACTGATAGAAGAAAAAGTCGGCCACCCCATCATGAAACTCCACTGCATAATCCATCAGGAGAATCTGTGTGCAAAAATGTCAAATTCCGATCTCAATGAAGTTATGGCCACGGTGACCAAGATTATTAACTTCATAGTGAAGCGATCTGCACTGACGCATCGGCAGTTTCAGTCCCTGCTCGAGGAGCTGGACAGCGCATACACAGATCTGCCGCTCCACTCAGCAGTGAGATGGCTGAGTTGCGGAAAAGTTCTGGAGCGATTTGTCAGCTGTCTTGATGCTATCAAGGCCTTTCTGGCTGAAAAGGGCCAAAAGTATCCAGAACTGGAGGACGAGAAATGGATTGTGAAACTTATGTTTCTGGCGGACATTACGGGACATCTGAATGTGCTCAATCTCAGACTGCAAGGTGCAGGACAAACTGTTTTGGACATGTTTGAGACATGGACGGCTTTTGTCGGTAAGCTGGCAGTATTCTCAGATGACATTTCCACCTCCACATTCCGCTACTTCCGACACCTGAGAGAGCTGTCCTCCCTGCGCAACATCAACACCACTGAAATAACCGCGTACATGCGTGTGCTGGAGGCGGAGTTCACAACGCGATTTGTCGATTTTAAAAGGTACGGACCAATGTTCTCTATGTTGATCAAGCCCGACAGCTTTGATGGACATGATTTGGATGCTACTCTGATCGACTGGATGGATACAGAGGACATGGAAATGCAGCTGATTGAGCTGAAGAGCTCAACACTGTGGGTGACCAAGTTTGCAGAGCTCAGAAAACTGTTGGAAGCCACACCAGTGAAAGATCACGGAGCCCACATCCTCACCTGCTGGGCATCTGCACCTGAGAAATTCAGCTGTCTCCGGGGCATTGCACTGGCGCTGCTGTCAGTCTTCGGGTCAACATATCTCTGTGAGCAGGTGTTCTCACACATGAAACATGTGCTCAGCCCCACCCGCAGTCGGTTAACAACGGAGCACTCTGAGGCATGTTTGCTACTCAAAGTAACTAACTACAAGCCACAGATCACAGAGCTCAGTCAAGCAAAGCAGGGCCAGGGATCACACTGTCTGGGCATCTGATAATTTGATGTTGCCTCAGCCTACACTGGTTTTAGTTCAAATGTGTCGCTGTTTTTCAGTCTTTGAAATATTGATGTGTCTATTTTGTTATGATTAAAAATACTGTTATTGTTGAGAATCAAATTCCAggtatattgtaaatatttttgtattttgtgtcaTAATTTATCTTTGCATTATTGTTGATAAAAGCCAGGGATCACAGCCAGGGTTCTGGTAGGCATCTGATAATTTGATGTTGCCTCAGCCTACACTAGTTTTAGTTTAAATGTGTAGCTGTTTTTCAGTCTTTGAAATATTGATGTGTCTATTTTGTTAAGAATACAGATACTgttattgttgagaataaaattccaggtatattggaaaaaaaaaaaaattaactttgCGTTATTGTTGATAATGGCACACTAGATGAGAAGAAAATTTCAAACTGGCACTCCATGTCacaaaggttgccgacccctgctctagccaatgactgttaagcccgcggagtctcaccctttatgcgcatgctcgcctcttcttattatttattttagatactccgaaaccggatagatcgaaaccgtaaaggcccattcacaccctacggtaaatacggatacggaccgtttcgtccggtcccggaggtgtttcgtccgtaaatgggtctgtcgcctctgagcttacgaatccggagtgctccgggagaaccggagcaatgccaccggaaatcgaggcggcagtatagagtcaaaacgtcagaccattcgcgaaaatagatagagtaatataatatctgatatgtatattatatatatattgtaacgGGTTCAcggagtcaggacacagttcttggtggaaatggagcgaactcctctttatttccactttggtTACACAATCTTAAAGACACACGAACAAAAGGACAACGGTTCACTGTTCAAATCCGTCCGTCTCCTGGTTTTACgatgctctctctggctcgcagagagcgtcttcctcctccctatctcaagccctgactgaaagacaagcaggcacataaatacacacttcctgattgggtcagattgcagacacctgtccgcaatcagaccccatcaccccagcagacccggtgctccatgctccccctgcaggccagacgccgccccacctccacatatatatattgtatttgacgttttgtacttatattatactatatacctgacatttttatttgattgtttattGTTCCCCtactttggcaatgagttgtaactggtcatttaacaacattttgaggagataatctgcgggttggtgagggttGTCACATGCAaccgcacactttttgcactttttttgccgatttcggatgacacaaagcaaattcatctctacagatgtcatgtttgcgattgtcgatgccgttcaTTTGTGAAACAAATTTATTgcataacatccataacaacgctgtaaccagacggaggtatgaagggtagttccgggGGCAACGTTCGGGGCGACGGACGAATCTTCCtttggacggggcctaagacaCTAGCAGTCTGCCCTTGCTTCACAATGATCTGCCTGGCTGCTATTTTGCTCTAGCCTGGcgccgcccacctacctacctcCGCTCATTTTTCATTTCACGTcagtacaaatgaaatgaagtacgatggtctggtaggaccaggctatcTGTGTAAAGAACACAATGACAGCAGCAGAAAATGGTTCTTCAATGAGattacattaatacacacaaaataggcaTGTAAAAGACCAATAGTGATGTAACGGGTTCCAAATGAGTGAGAGCAGGCAGAGTTGTCGTCCCTCAGCGGAAGATcgttttaatgtctttaaagCCGAACAAAAATACTTAAACTATAACAAAGGTTCTCTCAGAGTATCTCTTTGGTCCATTCTGGATCTCTCTGGTCCGTTTTCTCCTGAATTCCTTTCTCCTATCtacaacacaaagcaggcacataagtacaaacacttcctgattggcctgaggGCTGATACCTgctcgcactcaggtccaacccccccagccaatccggtgcgctcccaacctgcccatactccccctgcaggccagacgtcgcacgtccccccacacacccccaccgcctGACACAGGCCGGGTCACATCCGGCCGccaactcactcccccccccccccagagcgggagaggaagtctgccaCGGCCATCTGCGCCCCAGGCCTGTGCACGACCCGAAAATTAAAGGGTTGCAACGCGAGCTACCACCGGTAGCTCGCGTTGACGTCCTTCATgcggtggagccactggaggggggcgtggtcggagtagagggtgaacGCGACCCAGCAGGTAGCAGCGGAGGGCGCCGACCGTCCACCGGATTGCGAGAcactccttctccaccgtgctgtaccgaccctcCCGGTCCGATAATTTAcggctcaggtacagcaccgggcggtcgaccccctccacctgctgggtca
The Gadus macrocephalus chromosome 6, ASM3116895v1 DNA segment above includes these coding regions:
- the LOC132459160 gene encoding sorting nexin-10B-like isoform X5, with product MVTEDISVWVRDPRIQNTDFWHAYIDYEICLLTNSLCFTKKISCTRRRFSEFVWLRQRLQVHSLLISKLPQMPPKNLFFSLNSARQISERMKGLQTFLEQILVSPYLLSDSCVHLFLQSRLSVAQMDACVAGRTRYSVAQAIERGGQSLPRFPSTEDLNQGSSSSSYSNM
- the LOC132459160 gene encoding sorting nexin-10B-like isoform X3 — its product is MKSHVRHFFGGGFPMVALPQYDIRKVPFLVFWLQLPASHTMQQDISVWVRDPRIQNTDFWHAYIDYEICLLTNSLCFTKKISCTRRRFSEFVWLRQRLQVHSLLISKLPQMPPKNLFFSLNSARQISERMKGLQTFLEHPASAWPRWTPVWRAGHATLWPRPSSVGGRAFPASPLQRT
- the LOC132459160 gene encoding sorting nexin-10B-like isoform X2, with amino-acid sequence MKSHVRHFFGGGFPMVALPQYDIRKVPFLVFWLQLPASHTMQQDISVWVRDPRIQNTDFWHAYIDYEICLLTNSLCFTKKISCTRRRFSEFVWLRQRLQVHSLLIKLPQMPPKNLFFSLNSARQISERMKGLQTFLEQILVSPYLLSDSCVHLFLQSRLSVAQMDACVAGRTRYSVAQAIERGGQSLPRFPSTEDLNQGSSSSSYSNM
- the LOC132459160 gene encoding sorting nexin-10B-like isoform X4, producing MKSHVRHFFGGGFPMVALPQYDIRKVPFLVFWLQLPASHTMQQDISVWVRDPRIQNTDFWHAYIDYEICLLTNSLCFTKKISCTRRRFSEFVWLRQRLQVHSLLIKLPQMPPKNLFFSLNSARQISERMKGLQTFLEHPASAWPRWTPVWRAGHATLWPRPSSVGGRAFPASPLQRT
- the LOC132459160 gene encoding sorting nexin-10B-like isoform X1, translating into MVALPQYDIRKVPFLVFWLQLPASHTMQQDISVWVRDPRIQNTDFWHAYIDYEICLLTNSLCFTKKISCTRRRFSEFVWLRQRLQVHSLLISKLPQMPPKNLFFSLNSARQISERMKGLQTFLEQILVSPYLLSDSCVHLFLQSRLSVAQMDACVAGRTRYSVAQAIERGGQSLPRFPSTEDLNQGSSSSSYSNM